The following is a genomic window from Citrifermentans bemidjiense Bem.
CGGAAGGTATGGTAGGAACGAAACGCCTTGAGAAAAGCCTCCTGGGTCACTTCCTCGGCGTCGGCAATATTTCCCGTAAGCCCCAAGGCGAGCTTGTACACCAGGTCCAGGTTGTCGCGGTACAACTGGTCGAACAGCTCGGGGAGAACCTTCAGATTGTTTCGATCGGTTTGTTCCGGCACGCTCAGGCTCGTCACCGCGCTTTATGAGCCAGGATCACCTCGGAAGGAAATAGCATCTGCTGATGGTACTCCCTCACCTCGACCGTGAAACCGTGCTGTTTCAGCTTGTCGGCCAGCCGCACCCCGCGGCACCCTCCCATGGTTTTGGGAGATAGCCGGTAAACGAAGTCGTAGAGCCGGCTGGGCAGACTCTCGCCGACCGTCATGTTGACCAGGATGAGCCTGCCGCCGCTTTTGAGAACACGCCGGAACTCTGCCAGTACTCTATCCATGTCATCGTAAGGAATCAGGTCGAACATGTAATTGTTGACGAGCAAGTCTGCGCACCCCGTTTCTACAGGAAGGTCGAACGCAGTGCCGATAGTGAGGTCGTAATGGACGCCTGAGAGCTTCTTCAAGCGGTTCTTCGCCTTCTCCAGCATGCCGGCGGACAGATCGATTCCGGTGTTGCGGCCGTTTGGGTTTCGCTTCACGATCTCGTTAAAAGCAAGTCCCGTCCCTACCGCTACCTCCACAATTCTTTGGCCATCTTCGATCTCGGCAAGCTCAATCGCCCGATGCCTGGCACGTGACTCGGCAAGATTCCCCCAAATGTCGTAGATGCTCGACAGCCTGTCGTACACGCTTCCGATTTGGTCCTGGGAAATCCTTGCGTCGAGCATCCCTTTGGCATAGGGGGATACCGTGCCACTGCAACAGAAAACACTACAGCATGAGAGCTTCATGGTTTCTCCTTTTGTTCCCCTGGGGAGAGATCCCCTAGTGCATGAAGTTGCTCTGCACCAAGGCCGCCACCAGGGATATCGATACCGTCGCGATCAGGAACAGGAGCAGGTTCGTCATGGTGAAGTACTTGCGCTGAAACTTCTTCCAGGGAGTCAGTAAAACTGCCTTGCAGAAAGGACAGCTCTGCGCAGCTTTGCTTACAGGCGCACTGCATGACGGGCAGTTGGCAAGGTCGGAAGTGATACGGCGCTCGCCCCGGGTCCTGTTGCCCACCGCACTGACCGTCTTATTTTGATCTTTTGACTTACTGGCATAGCTTACCGAGCATGTGATGGTGTGGTACATCCTCTCGATGATGGCCAGCTGCTCGCGAGCCACCTCCTTGATACTCGGGTCGATAGAGTTGAATTCCGCCTTGTACTTCCGCACCAGCCGCTCGTACGTTTCTTCAATCAGCTGAGGGGAGTCGCTGATACAGACTCCCAAGGCTTGGTAGCAAAGGCTGGTGTCGAGGACCTCCTGGTTTTGTCCGCCGTACATGATTCGTCTCCTTTAGGCATAAAAGTGCATCATAGACAAGGTAAGAACCCTATCATTCAATAAAGTTCAGCGAATATACCTAAATGTTTACAATTAGAAAAGAAAAATA
Proteins encoded in this region:
- a CDS encoding class I SAM-dependent methyltransferase; amino-acid sequence: MKLSCCSVFCCSGTVSPYAKGMLDARISQDQIGSVYDRLSSIYDIWGNLAESRARHRAIELAEIEDGQRIVEVAVGTGLAFNEIVKRNPNGRNTGIDLSAGMLEKAKNRLKKLSGVHYDLTIGTAFDLPVETGCADLLVNNYMFDLIPYDDMDRVLAEFRRVLKSGGRLILVNMTVGESLPSRLYDFVYRLSPKTMGGCRGVRLADKLKQHGFTVEVREYHQQMLFPSEVILAHKAR
- a CDS encoding zinc ribbon domain-containing protein; translation: MYGGQNQEVLDTSLCYQALGVCISDSPQLIEETYERLVRKYKAEFNSIDPSIKEVAREQLAIIERMYHTITCSVSYASKSKDQNKTVSAVGNRTRGERRITSDLANCPSCSAPVSKAAQSCPFCKAVLLTPWKKFQRKYFTMTNLLLFLIATVSISLVAALVQSNFMH